The genomic window CATCTCGGGTGACCCCCGTCTCCACCAGGGTGTCTTTGGGGACAAGCCCCCGCTGCCCGAGTACAAGGTGGCCGCCATCCACAAGCCCCCCCTCATCCTGCTGCACTACGGGGCCTTCAGGGTGGGCTGGGACGGGCTGGTCTGTGGCCACCCTCTACGTGGCCATCACCGTCCCCTACAGCGTCTGCGTGGGCGCAGGGACCCAGGGGGGGCTGCCGGCCCCCCGCGACCCCCCCAGCGCCTGTGACCTGTGCGTGGAAATCCTCTTCATGCTGGGTAAAgcccccccctcacacacactccccccacaccaggggctggcagaggccGGGGGGACTTGGTGCACTGATGGCtgctccccccccttcccccccccgccaaagacATCGTCCTCAACTTCCGCACCACCTTCGTCAGCAAGTCGGGGCGGGTGGTGCTGGACCCCTGCGCCATCACCCGCCACTACCTGGCCAGCTGGTTCCCCCTCGACCTGGTGGCCGCGCTGCCCTTCGACCTGCTCGCCGCCCTGCCAGGTCCACGTGGTGAGCAACGGgacctggggaccccccccccggggctgcaggaGCCCCCCAAGGCTGCAGGGACACTCCCCTCGGGCTATGGGGACCCCCTTTTGGCTGCAGGGATGCCCCCTGGgctgtggggacccccccacaggCTGCAAGGAACCCCCTTGGGCTGTGGGGAACCCCCTGGGCTGcagaaacacacacccccccacctgTGGGAACCCCCTGGACTGCAGGGATCCCACTGGGGTTTTGGGGCTCCTGGAGGGCTTCAGGGATCCCCCCCCAAAGGTTGTAGGGACACTGATGGGGCTGTGGGGACCCTGAGGGGGCACTGGGGACCCTGGTGGGATTATGGAGACCCTGATGGgctgcaggaccccccccccggttAATGCTGCAGGGGACCCCGATGGGCTGTGAGGGGCCCCACAGGGGCTTGTGGCTGGATGGAGCCCCATCCCCTTGGGGTGCCCCTGTCCCCTTGGGGTCCCCTCATCCCCTTGGGGTTCCCTGTCCGTTCCCCGCCCCCCCGCAGTACGTGGGAGCCCACCTGCTGAAGACGGTGCGGCTGCTGCGGCTTCTGCGGCTGCTTCCCAGCCTGGACCAGTACTCCCAGTACAGCGCCGTGGTGCTGGCCCTGCTCATGGTGGTCTTCGCCCTCCTGGCCCACTGGGTCGCCTGCGGCTGGTTCTTcctggggcagcgggaggtgGAGGGCAGCCCGGACCCCCTGCCCGAGATCGGTATggccaccccccaacccccccggttGCCTGTGCACCCCAATGggtggcttggggggggggggggaggggggagggtgtTGTTTGCTGGTGCACCCGCATGTCCTCTGCACACCCAAAGCCTGATCgttccccccccccgtgccctgAGCACCCCATGGCCCCACAGACCAGGACCTGCCCCGAGCAACCCatgcccccccccgccaaaccGAGACCTGTCTGCACAAGCAGTGCACCCCACAGCACAAGGGcagcctctgcctgccccccccgtgtccccagaaCCCATGTGGGCCGTCCCTGTCCCttgttgtcccccccccccacaagccGGGCACCCCCTATAGCCCTGCTCACCCctccgtgtgtgtcccccccaggctggctgcaggagctggcgCGGCGGCTGGAGACCCCCTACTACCTGTCGAGGACGAACTGCAGCGTCGGGGGGGCCGGGAACGAGACGGGGCCGGGGTCCAACTGCAGCgggccgggggggctgcgggggggcccCTCGCTGCGCAGCGCCTACATCACCTCCCTCTACTTCGCCCTGAGCAGCCTGACCAGCGTGGGCTTCGGCAACGTCTCGGCCAACACCGACAGCGAGAAGATCTTCTCCATCTGCACCATGCTGGTCGGGGGTgagggggggctcggggggggtgtgggggaggtgtcctgtcccttgtccccacatACCTGGCCCTGCTGCGTGTCCCCATGTGGCCCCTGTGTCCCTCCCCTTGCACCCCAAAGCTGCTACCTGCGCACATTTATGagcttctggggggggggggggggggggggggtgtgttgctGGTGCACCCCCAAGTCCTCTGTGCACCCCAAAGCCTgaccgtgtgtcccccccggcccTGAGCACCCCATGGCCCCACAGGCCAGGACCTGCCCTGAGGCACCCCAtggccacacacccccccccccccccccccgagccccatgCTGgttggggggtgaagggggggggtgggggctgttgGGGGTCACGGGGAGGGGGTCCCGGCCCCCGGGTGATGGGTGTCGCCGCTGTCCCCAGCGCTGATGCACGCGGTGGTCTTCGGGAAGGTGACGGCCACCCTCCAGCGGCTCTGCCCCCGCCGCCTCCGGTACcggcgccgcgcccgccgcctccGCGACTTCATCCGCGCCcaccggctccccccccccctcaaacgCCGCATCCTCCAGGCCTTCCGCAGCTCCTGGGCGGCCACCAACGGCATCGACACCGCCGAGGTcagcccccgccgcggccaccgcccccCGGCACCCCCGGGGTACAACGGGACCCCCGACACTCCCGGGATAcgtaggaccccccccccccgagacacACAGGACGCACGGGACCCCCGGGACACAAGGGACCCCCCCGAGACGCACAGGATCCCCGACACCCCCGGGACACAGGGGACCCCCGACATCCCCGTGATACgtaggacacccccccccccccccgagacacACGGGACGCACGGGACCCCCGGGACACAGGGGACCCCCCGGGACGCACGGGACCCCCCGACACCCCCGGGATACGCAggaccccacccccccccccccccccccccccgagacacAAGGGGACCCCGGGACACCAGCCGGGATGGAGGGGAAGTGGGGTGCAATCCCACAGCGGTGATGGATGGGGggaagatttgggggggggggggggtgctcactccatggtggggatggaggaagtctggggggggggggtccccagccccacagcagggacagaggggggggacttggggggtgcACAGTCCACGGTGGGAATGGAGGGGGAGCTCAGGACGCCCCAGCCGGGatagagttgggggggggggtggggggggtggggggtgtgtgctctggctgggatgggggggggggtgctcggAGGGGCTCAGCCTGCGATCGGGAGGGAGTGTGGGGGTGTGTTCCGTGGGGcgcaggagggggagggggaggaggggggcagcagcttccccccccccgccccactgagcggcggggggggggggcgcagctcctgcagagcctgCCCGAGGAGCTGCGGGGGGACATCGCCCTCCacctgcaccaggagctgctggcgcTGCCCCTCTTCGGGGGGGCCCCCCGGGGCTGCCTGCGCGCCCTCTCCCTGGGGGGTGCGCCCCGCTTTCTTGCGCCCCCGGGGAGCTCCTCATCCGCCGCGGGGACGCGCTCCAGGACCTCTATTTCCTGCGCTCCGGCTGCGTGGAGGTGCTGCGGGACGGCACCGTCCTGGCCATCCTcggtgcggggggggcggggggggggcaccggttGATACCGTAATAACGTCATATCATCAGCTATTGATACGATAGTAACTtaatataattgtattttataatatattactatatataattatatactaTATTAGCTAtcatatacattttatatattattataactatcatgttatatattttattatattatcctttgtaatatataataatatatattttataatataatgATATCTTATATATTCATATGTttgtatattatatttttatatcagatataatatataacatataatATATGACATATAATATTAAACatataatatataacataataAATAACATATACAACATATAATATTTAACATAATTTATATAACataatatataacatataatatatttaacataatatataacatatataacatATAATATATTTAACATATAGTATTTAACATATATAATATAATCTAACATATAATATTTAACATAatatatataacaatatataacataatatataacatataacataatatataacatatataatatttaacatatatttaacatataatatataacatataatatttaacataatatatataacataatatataacatatttaacatatataacaatatataacATGTATAACATATAATTACACGAGTATACACATTATTACACAATTATATATATTGTAAgcaataatatatataatagacactatataattacatataacaatatataaaatgtatattatatatagtagATAATTATATACAATTATATATGATCTATAAAATGATATCTATGttattttatatacatgtatataaaatCTCCTCGGCGGGAGCGGGCTGAGGCCGGCCACATCGTGACACGGATGGCTGGCCTGACGCCcgctctgtgtttgtgtgtgtgtcccccctcagGGAAGGGGGAGCTGCTcggctgtgccctgggggggtcccggcgggCCCGGGCGGACGTGCGGGGGGTGACGCACTGCGCCCTGCAgcgcctggggctgggggtgctggcccAGGGGCTCGCCCTCCACCCCGACTTCGCCCGCGACTTCCGCCGGCAACTGCCCCCGGCAGCTCGGCTTCGACCTGGGGGGGACCCCGAGGTGAGCTGacgtcacgggggggggggggtgtcgggggagGGGTCGGGGAATGACGTCACGGGGCTGGGGAGTGGACGTCGAGGGGCGGGGGAGTGACATCAAGGGGCAGGAGANNNNNNNNNNNNNNNNNNNNNNNNNNNNNNNNNNNNNNNNNNNNNNNNNNNNNNNNNNNNNNNNNNNNNNNNNNNNNNNNNNNNNNNNNNNNNNNNNNNNNNNNNNNNNNNNNNNNNNNNNNNNNNNNNNNNNNNNNNNNNNNNNNNNNNNNNNNNNNNNNNNNNNNNNNNNNNNNNNNNNNNNNNNNNNNNNNNNNNNNCCCGGCAGtgatggggcagaggggaggtgaCGTCATGGGTCTGTGGATCCAGCTCGGGCCTGAAGGATGACGTCACAGCTTGCGAGTGACATCACCGCCCTCACGCTATGACGTCACTCCAGGctaagtgggggggggggacacacacagagcacatttGAGGCACAACCCGTGGGggcaaagccggggggggggggcgatgtgGGGGCTGGTGACATCATAATGGCATCAAAGGGACACGGTGACATCACGTCCCTTTGATGATGTcacgggggggaggggaggggggaaagacgCAGgagcagggcccccccccctttgcccccccaccGCAGGCAGAGTCGCGCTGGCCcagcccggaggaggaggaggaggaggaggaagggggggggggcccagccgcagccccccagccccggccccggcccccccccagcccccacggAGTGGACCCagccccgggcccccccccggAGTGAACCCCCCGGACCTGAGTCCCAGGTGaggagcttggggggggggtggggggcagggggaggcccagacccccgggggctgccccctcccaccccccccctaagcccccccccccgctgtcccccccaGGGTGGGTCGATGGCACCGAGGGGGGAGGGCGCCGCCGACAGACCCCTCTTCAACTTCCACCCCGGCCCCCTCGCCAGGGGCAGGtaagtgggggggggacacacaatggtggggggggtcccggggggggttgTTGCACCCCTGGGGGACGCTCACGTCCGTCCCCCGCccccagctggggatggggggctgctGGCCatcccccccaccggccccccggAACCCAGCGGCGCCGACACCATCGAGAAGCTGCGGGAGgcggtaagggggggggggggggtcgggggggcagcaggggttgggggggggccggaggggggctgcaggggttcgggggggtccggggggtggggtgggggggactggAGGGGTTCAGGGGGACCGTAGGTGTTTGGGGGTGtccagggagggggctgcaggggttcGGGGGGGTCCGGAGGAACTGTGGGTGTTTAGGGGCGTttggagggggctgcaggggtcctgggggggggcggtgcagGGGTTTAGgagggtctcggggggggggcgCATGGGTTTGggaggggggtgcagggggtgcggGGTTTGGGAGGCTctcgggggggggcacaggggttcaggggtcttggggggggggcactgacCCCCCTCCCGTGCAGGTGGGGGAGCTGTCAGGGCAGGTGGTGCAGctgcggggggggctgggggtgctgcgccaggccctgcagctcctgctgcccccgccccccctgcGCCTCGACACCCCGGTGACGGCCGCAGCCCTCCAGCCCCTCCGCGTGGAGACGGGGGGGTCCGGGTTgcgctggggacccccccctgccACCCACAGCCTGCCCTGGCTGCACCTTGACCCTTTGTGCAGCACCCCGGGGGGGAGCCCCCCTATGTGGCCCCCCCTCTCTGCCTCTTCGGGGGGACACGGCCTCCCTGGGCCAGAGCTGGAGCCCCCCCTGCCCGAGCTGGagtcccccctgccctgggacgTGTCCAGCCTGGAGCTGGCGCTGATGGGGGGgccccaggggatgggggggccccaggggatggggggggcccAGCCCCAAGAAGAGGGGACAAGCATGTGAGGGGACCCTCGGGGGGGCAGACCCCAGCCAACCActgacaccctcccccccccccccaaaccccctctccccccttttcAATAAAGGAGCCATTTTAAAAACGCACCACAGGAACTGGGGGTCCCAtgctgtcccccccccggggtgtccccagcccccggggacccccacagCCGGGGGTGGGAGAAACAACTTTATTGGAAGGTGATAATGTCCAGCCCCgggagctggggggcaggagaggcCCAGCACCCCCAAGGAGGTGGCTGAGGGGGCCTGGGGGGTCCCATGGCCAAACTGggggccctggggacccccccacccccatgcaAAGccagtggcgggggggggacggacacagggcagagcagccccccccccccgttgtcaCTGCTGGGCCAGTTTGGCCGCCTCCGCCTTGATGAGGGCGATGAGGTCCTGGTTGATGAGGAAGACGAAGCGGAGGCTGGCgatctgagggggggggggggagaacgcAGAGGGTGAGCATAGcgggacccccacccacccccaagccccactgggaccccccccttcccccccccggcccccacctCCACCACCGAGTTGTTGTTCAGCTTCCACTTGTTGCCGCCGAGTACGGGGCGCCCGTCGATGTAGATGGGGCGCCGGCCCTCGTTAGCGATGAAGAAATCCCCGTTATTCTTCAGCTTGATGACGCCtggagccgggcggggggggaaatggggtgaggggggggggggaatgtagCCCCCTCCCTGGCCCCAGAGCCCCCCCTGAAACCTGCCCCCTCCCTACCCTGCTTGCGGGAAATCTTCCAGGCGGGTCCCTCCAGGGCCAGGTCCACATCGATCTGGTTGTCCTTTGTGGCTCTGCCCAGTGTGatctggagggggggggaaaggaagggtcgtggggggctgtggggaggccctggggggctccctGATGAGGGGAGGCAGGATATCTACGCTCACCTCCCGGGAGCGCATGAGGTACCGCACCATGCGGCCCCGCAGCACGGCCAGCGTCTGGCTGTCAAAGTCCGGGGAGCTCATTCCTGGAGGAAAGAGgggtgagaggggctggggggggcagacAAGGGACTGGGGGGAGGGACAGGGGactgggtggggggacagggcCCTCTCACCTGTGATGCTGTCAACCAGCACTTGCCACTtgtgcagctcctgctccagctgccgGATCTCCCGCTTCTGCCGCCGGTCGGCCACGGTCAgctctggggaggaggggagaagggggctggggaggggtggggggcacctGCCCCCCCGTCCTGGGGAGGGGTCCTGGGCCTCTCCCCCCTGTTGGGGCTCGCCAAATAGGAGGGGGGTGCACTCAccgtgctccagcacctcatcCCGCACATCCCTgcggagaagagggggaatgagACAGtgccaccccacatccccccccatcACGGTCTCTgtcccccccgccagccccccaaaagcctcaCTTCAGTTTGCTGTCATCGAGCATGTCCTCGGCGTCCGAGAAGTTGAGGACTTGGTCCCCCTTGGGCAGCGGCTGcactggaaggaggaggagaggagggagtgaGGGGGCTGGGAGGcgcagggaagggggggacacgggggatgggggacacgggggaccccCCCGGGAGCCTCACCGGTCTGGTCGTCCAGCAGGTAGTACTGCTTCATGAGCTGCCAGTGGAGCTGCAGGGCCTTGGGGGTGCGGGAGGGGTAGAAGACATCGGGGTGTTTGTGAAGCAGCTCCTGGAAGGTGTCGAGGGTGGGCTGGCTGGTCTGCggaggggacaagggacacgTGGCACTGAGGAGACCCCCCGAGAACCCAGACAggaccccccccgcccgctcccggcCAGCTCTTACCGatcccaccttggtgaggagcTGCTCCTCGGCTTTGCTGAAGAGCACTTTGCTCTGGATGGCGGCGATGGCCTCGGGGTGCAGCTGCCGCATGGCCTGGCAGGCGAGTCTGGGGCGGTGGGGGACGGTGTGAGACCCGCCCCCCGTCACAGTTTTCCCCCCgcccagggctggctctgcccctCGGGGACCTTCCCAGCACTCACTTGGAGATGATGGGGTCGTAGAGGAGCGCGTACCAGCGCTCCTGGATCTCCCGCAGGTTGAAGCGGCAGCTGAACTTCACGCCCAAGTGCACGGAGGTCAAGTCATTGGTCTGGAAAAGaaccgcccccccgccccggggtgagGGGACAGTCCCCAAGGGCCAGCCCCAAACCACAGCCCCTGCAAGGGTCCCCAAGGGACAGgcagcccccccacccagggctgtCACCTGCAGCACGGCGTTGATGAGGAGGAGGTCGTCGGCGGGTTTCCAGCGGCCCAGGTCCTTCGTCACCTGCAGGGACTGTTTGCTCTTCTTCATCCGCTTGGCGAGGCCGGGGGTCGGGACCGGGCTGGGCGCGATGGGGGTGGACACGGACTTGGAGACCTGGGAGGGCAGAGATGGGAGTTGGGGGTCTCTCCGGGGCTCCCCAGATCCCCCGGCCAGCCCTTGGATGTCCCCCGCCAGCCCCTCACCTTCTTCTTCTCGCTGGAGGAAGGCTCGCTGCCCGAGCAGCGCCCGGGCTCCACCCCGCCAGCGCCCTTGGCCCGGCTGGAGGACTTGGCGAGGCTGCTCTCTACCAGCTCATCGTCAAACTTCTTCCGCTTGATGAACctgggagaaaggagaagagctctgagccctggggagcccgCGGGCCACCCTCTCCCCCAGGCAGGGGACAAGAAGGGgacagccccctcccctcccgccccggcctACCGCGAGGAGCTGCGGCGCTTGGGGATGGCGCCCGAGGCCTGGGCCGAGCCCCGCTTCTGCCCCGCCAGAGACTCCTCGTCCTCGGAGCGGCTCGTCGCCCCCGACGCCATCAGTCCGGAGAGCAGCACGTCTGCGGGGGACAGCGGAGATGGAGGGGGTCCCCGGCTtgcaccctcccctccccccgagACCTCACCCCGTGGggcggcagcccccccccctcccccactgCAGGCGGGGGTGCAGTTTGCAGGGGATCGGGGGGGGGACTCTGGCCCTGGCTGGGGGGAGCAGTGGGAACGCAGGGACACGGCGGGGACAAGCAGGACGCGGTGGGAATGAAGGGAGCGTGGAGATGGGAGTGTggagatgggggggtgggggggacacacgaggGCACCGCGGGGCACATGAGGAGCCCGAGGAGGGGGGACACGGCGCGGGGGCGGGCACAGGGCCCTGCTGGGGCCCCCGGACAAACCCCCCCCCCGCGGCCTGGGGAGGACCCAGGCCCAggcccacccccctccccctccctcaggGCATCCGGTGACGGCTccggtgccgccgccgcggccTCACCATCCCCGGGAGCGGAGGCTCCGGCCGCTCCGCCGCGGCGTCTGCCCGGGCGCCTCCATGGACACCGGCGCCACTTCCGAGTACCCACCGGAAGGCGATTTGACGTCAATATCAAGCgcgctgaaacctgagaaggcgCTGCCATTTTAAAGGCTCCGCGCCGCGTCCGCAGCGCGGCGCCATCTTGGCTcagggcgccgccatcttggctaAGGgcaaggcccccccccccccgctccccccccccggcccttccTAGGCCGCCGTTGCCGGTGGGTCGGGGGCCCCAACACGCGGGCGAGGACGGGGACGAGCCCCGTTATCCCGCAGACAAGGTTCGTCCTGGCCCCGGCCACGCGGACACCCGTCGCCCGCCGAAATGCCCACACCCATCATGGCGGCGCCCTCGCCTCACCCATCATGGCGGCTCCCCCGACCACACCCATCATGGCCGACATCCCCAGGCGGCGAGGAATGGACAAGGCCTCAATGGAGGGGTCGTTCCTTTTATTGGGCTGAGCGCGGCCGCGGGGCCCAGCCCTCCCCGTGGGGCCACCGGCACCAGCGGCCCCGTGCACGCCCAGCAAAGGCAGGCGTGTGCCAGCACACATGTGTTCCTCCCCACACGCGGTGCCAGAGGGCCCTTCCCCAGTGTCCCATGTCCAGTGTCCCCTTTTTCATTGCCgccatgtgtgtgcgtgtgttccCCCAACCCTTGCCGTCCCcagcgggggggttgggggtgctAGGCCGAGCTGGGGGCGACGTGGCCGTCGCCGGCCTCGCGGAGGTTGGCGGCCCACTCCTTCCTCTGGATGGTGCCCGTCTTCTCCTCGCggaactgctgccgctcctcccGCGGGATCTTCACGGCGTGGTACTGCGGCACGGCCGGCGGCGCGTAGCGAGCCCGGCGGAAGAAAcccagctggggaggaggaggaggaggcaggaggggggaaggggggagtggAATGACAAACTTGGGGAGTCAGGGCCCCGTGGGGACACACACCCCGGCTCCACGGCGTCTTGTCCGTCCCTTGGCACCCAAGAGTCACGGCAAACCCTCGCACACCCATGCAagcctggccagcagggcaaggggggattctgcccctctgccccgctctggggagacacacccccccccccagttctgcccccagctctggggacatcagaaggacacggagctgttggagcggggccggaggaggccacggagatgctgggagggctggagcccctctgctgggaggacaggctgagagagttggggggttcagcctggagaaggctccggggagacctcagagccccttccagtccctaaaggggctccaggaaagctggggggggactcttgattggggaggggagtgatgggacgagggggaagggtttgacactgaaagaggggagattgaggtgagatgtggggaagaacttctttggtgtgagggtggtgagagcctggcccaggttgcccagagaagctgtggctgccccatctctggaggggttcaaggccaggttggagggggctttgggcaacctggtctcattgaagatgtcccagccactagaagggatggaactggatgagctttaaggtcccttccaacccaaaacgttctgggattctatggtgattccaccacttccctgggttggagttcatcaagaccaaccatcaacccaccactgacccatgtccctcagcaccggcttttagatccctccagggatggtgtttggggagtggagccataggacaaggaggaaggtttttcaaccaaaaaatgggaaactgagatgagatctggggaagaaattctttgctgagagtggtgagaccctggcccaggttgccagagaagctgtggttgtcccatccctggaggggttcaaggccaggttagacggggcttggagcaacctgggctggtgggacgtgtccctgcccagggcaggggggtggaatgaaatgctctttaaggtcccttccaccccaaactgTCCtgcgattctatggttctatgcaTAAGTACCGCAAACCCTCGTGCAACGTCCTTTGGTGTTAGTAACGTTAATTATTTGCTTctatcctattaaatctgttcCTGTTTCAGCCCCCAGCTTTCcttagtttttttcagtattccccttcctgggtggtttccttgtttttcccacccagggaggggtcatggggggtgagagaataattgtgtGTACAACAATAAATGGTTGAGGGTTCCTCAAACTGGAACACGCCTGCACACGCCGGCACCGCAGACCCCCACACACCGGCACCGCAGACCCCCCGCACACCCTCACACCGGCACCGCAGACCCCTGCACACCCCGCACACTGGCACTGCAGACCCCCACACACCCGCACCGCAGACCCACACACACTGGCACTGCAGACCCTCCCGCCTCCAACCCCGGTCCCCCCCGGCCTCAGCATGCCGCCAGCCCTGGCAGGGTGGCCACCAGCACTCACaaggtggccaccagccctggcaccgGGGCGGGAGAGCCCTGCGTTACCGCTTGCCCTCCAGCGCCTGCTGCTCGGCCGAGGGCTGCAGCCCCAGGCGGGCCCGGTAATAGTTGGTGGCGTAACGGGACTTGGGGCTGCTCCGCTTGAAGAAGCCGCACTGGGGAGGAAGCGAGAGGGTGAGGCCGGGCAAGGCCaggctggggtggcacagcacggcacagcGTGGCACGGCATGGCTGGGGTGGCACGGCATGGCAAAACTGGGGTGgtgtggcatggcatggcatggcacagctggggcggcatggcatggcatggcacagcatggctggGGAGGCACAGCATGGCAAAGCTGGGGTGGCATGACATGGAAGAGACAGGGTGGCATGGCACAGCCAgggtggcacggcatggcatgacTGGGGTGGCATGGCTTGGAAGAGCCAGAttggcatggcacagcacggcacagcTAGGGTGACGTGGTATGGAAGAGATAGGGTGGCATGacatggcacagcacagctgggGTGGCACGGCAGGGCACAGAAGAGCTGGGGTGACATGGCATGGAAGAGATACGGTGGCATGGCATGGCGCAGCACAgctggggtggcacagcatggcatggcatggaaGAGCTGGGGTGGCACAGtgtggcacggcatggcatggctaGGGTGGCACGGCACAACTGAGGtagcacagcatggcatggcacagaaGAGCTGGGGTGGCATGGCATGGAAGGGCCAGGGTGGCACGGCACAgctggggtggcacagcatggcacaatGTGGCATGACACAGCTGGGGGaggtggcatggcatggcatggcatggccgGGGTGGCACAtggtggcacggcatggcatggcacagctggGGTGGCACATTATG from Numenius arquata unplaced genomic scaffold, bNumArq3.hap1.1 HAP1_SCAFFOLD_627, whole genome shotgun sequence includes these protein-coding regions:
- the KCNH3 gene encoding LOW QUALITY PROTEIN: voltage-gated inwardly rectifying potassium channel KCNH3 (The sequence of the model RefSeq protein was modified relative to this genomic sequence to represent the inferred CDS: inserted 3 bases in 2 codons; deleted 3 bases in 2 codons) → MSPMRGLLVAPQNAFLDTIARRFHGTHSNFVLGNAQVPSAFPVVYCSDGFCDLTGFSRXEVMQRCCSCSFLFGPGTSHHLRQQLRHALDHHQPFKGELLLYRKSGVPFWCLLDVVPIKNEKEEVALFLVSHKDITSTKSRSGIDSTKNTGGRQRLGRTGGKGFNGSRRRSRAVLYHLSGHLQAQRRRKHRLRKGVFGDKPPLPEYKVAAIHKPPLILLHYGAFRVGWDGLVXVATLYVAITVPYSVCVGAGTQGGLPAPRDPPSACDLCVEILFMLDIVLNFRTTFVSKSGRVVLDPCAITRHYLASWFPLDLVAALPFDLLAALQVHVYVGAHLLKTVRLLRLLRLLPSLDQYSQYSAVVLALLMVVFALLAHWVACGWFFLGQREVEGSPDPLPEIGWLQELARRLETPYYLSRTNCSVGGAGNETGPGSNCSGPGGLRGGPSLRSAYITSLYFALSSLTSVGFGNVSANTDSEKIFSICTMLVGALMHAVVFGKVTATLQRLCPRRLRYRRRARRLRDFIRAHRLPPPLKRRILQAFRSSWAATNGIDTAELLQSLPEELRGDIALHLHQELLALPLFGGAPRGCLRALSLGGAPRFCAPGELLIRRGDALQDLYFLRSGCVEVLRDGTVLAILGKGELLGCALGGSRRARADVRGVTHCALQRLGLGVLAQGLALHPDFARDFRRQLPPAARLRPGGDPEGGSMAPRGEGAADRPLFNFHPGPLARAGDGGLLAIPPTGPPEPSGADTIEKLREAVGELSGQVVQLRGGLGVLRQALQLLLPPPPLRLDTPVTAAALQPLRVETGGSGLRWGPPPATHSLPWLHLDPLCSTPGGSPPMWPPLSASSGGHGLPGPELEPPLPELESPLPWDVSSLELALMGGPQGMGGPQGMGGAQPQEEGTSM
- the MCRS1 gene encoding microspherule protein 1, whose protein sequence is MASGATSRSEDEESLAGQKRGSAQASGAIPKRRSSSRFIKRKKFDDELVESSLAKSSSRAKGAGGVEPGRCSGSEPSSSEKKKVSKSVSTPIAPSPVPTPGLAKRMKKSKQSLQVTKDLGRWKPADDLLLINAVLQTNDLTSVHLGVKFSCRFNLREIQERWYALLYDPIISKLACQAMRQLHPEAIAAIQSKVLFSKAEEQLLTKVGSTSQPTLDTFQELLHKHPDVFYPSRTPKALQLHWQLMKQYYLLDDQTVQPLPKGDQVLNFSDAEDMLDDSKLKDVRDEVLEHELTVADRRQKREIRQLEQELHKWQVLVDSITGMSSPDFDSQTLAVLRGRMVRYLMRSREITLGRATKDNQIDVDLALEGPAWKISRKQGVIKLKNNGDFFIANEGRRPIYIDGRPVLGGNKWKLNNNSVVEIASLRFVFLINQDLIALIKAEAAKLAQQ